GTTCTGTAAATGAAATATGCAGCTTAGTGACTATATTTTGGCAATATCTCATCAAGGCCACAGTATAATTTTGCAAATTCAATAGTAAAAATGTGATATCTAGAAACATAAAGATGACACATTGCATCTTTAAACAACACGAAGCACCAAAGCCCTAGCTTCAAAGATATCTGATTATTTGGTCTGCTCCACTGTTATTTAGCAGTGTGCTGGTGTTTTGGCTTGTGGTGATCAATATGGTTTCTGATGAGCTCCCGTCTGCAGGATTTGTTTCAACAACATGGGTTTCAACAACACCATTCTCTTCTACCTGAGAGTCTATCATTTCTGAATCCACAGTACTGGTGTTAATAATGGTAGTCACTGGAATACTGTTTGGTATAATTTCCATGCTATGAACTTCACTCTCCCCAGATTTTGACCTCTACGCTGGCCCCACCTCACGTATCCCCTAGCCCAGTCACACCTCCGGGTATCATAGCAACCCTTAGGTCCTCCCTGATGCTACAGCAATCTGATCGCCATCAACTTCTGCAACCTCTTGAATGCCTCCAATTTCATCCTGGTTAACTACCTGGAAGAAAATTAAGCAAGCATTTTCAAAccttaataaacaaacattacttAATTTACTCATGCAGAAACATATACAAATGTATATACTCCACATTCATAAGTATGATCATCTgtgcacacttacacacatatacactagGTCTCCTGCCAAATCTCAAAACTCTTGAGTTTATGTCACCCTTTTCTAATTGTCACATTCCTTTGCTGCCTTTTAGGGGTTAGCAAAAGATAACTTTTGACaattctttaatattattttctcttttttttttctatctggaACCATGGATTCTGGATTTTGCAAGACCAGCTAATCTTGAAACGTGTCTGTGCtaattcacttttttttgggggatggCAGAAAAGAGGCCTTCATACAGTCCACTGGTTCTCCTAGGTAGTCATCTTTGGATAGGATGTGTAGTATCTAATCTTTAGTGCCTGGATTTTTCTGTGGAGGTCAACAGTAAAGATCCATATTTTGCTGCatacaaaaatactgaaatCATCTAAGAGTGCAGTATTCGATcttgaaacaaagaaatgtcatGTGGATGCATCATTAATGTAGTGCTGGCCAGGACTTCTGATATTACCTATGATAGAACACAGGATTTTGAATCCCACTAACACCACATTAGATGCTTCCACAACCCCTTCCATGATCACTATATGCTTTTTCAAAGACTTCATATTCTCTATGGAATTTCTGGACCTACACTGGCATAGTTCACTTCTGATGGGCAGGTGGATTATTACATTTATACTGTATTTATCTGCTGaatctgttaataaaaaaatattgtatgatTGTAGAGATGGTTGTTATTTGATTTATCAAACTTGTGATTACTCTTAGCAAAACATTGTTAAACTATGCATATGAACTTTGATCATATCTTTATTATTACCATTTATTGCTTTCACTTTATCCTGTTTTGTCCTGTCATTAACTGATATGAcctttttttcgttgttttgttttagccagttagaaaaataataagctACTAAATAGCATGCAAATATCCTCCTCCTTCATTTTTGCCTAGAAACCTTGAAGATGGTGATGCCACCATCAGGGTTTAAGCAAGGCTggagaaatatattaaatttatatatatatatgccaccTTATGTAATAAATGTAGTAATAATGCCATGCTGCCTCTGTACTCAATAGATCCTTGGAGAGTTCTTGAGCTTGTTCAAAGGAaaggttaaaataataaaaaagaaatatccgAACATAATGTGATTCTGCAACATGCTAAGATAAACTGAGACTGATCACTGTTTGTTGCCCATCTGGTCCCTCTACTGTTTGGTGGATACTTCGTAGGTCCTAGTGAAACAACCTTGTTAATTTTGAAGAGCATGTGCTGCGCCTGTCCAACGAACAAACATCATAAATTCAAATCTCAAAAGTATGCCTAATTAGATGTGAGGTGTTTGGCTGCAAATTAATTTGTTGaccatttttgtaattttacatCAATTTAATGTGAACTCAGAAAACCCCAAAGGGGAGAAGGATGACAGTGGCTGGGCCAGCTCTGCATCCtctacagcagtggttctcaaagtttttcggaccgcggaccactttgcttagtaaaaactatggcggacgCCAGGCTAAAAATCATCTGTACTagatttcaaaatttaaattgtcGCTTTGTTTCGTTTTAATTCAAACCTAAATGTACTCTGTAAAGAGTAGTAAGtaaagttgacataaaactacattAATACCTCGTTTTTGTAATTACATGTTATCGCGGGAATGCAACACTTTAAACCATCACTTTGCTGCCATAATGAGACGTCAGCCGCGGACACCTGACTATGCCGGGGACgactagtggtccacggaccaaCTCTGGAGAACCACTTGCTCTACTAGCAAGAAAGGGCCAGGGCCCTCAAAGATTTACCCACACTCTCTTTGACTACATCCTTACAGTCTGAAGACAACTCAATCTATCTGATGAGTTTTCCAAGATTTGATTTTGTTGGCcataattaaaaagttattcTTCTGCAACTGTGCAGTAACACTAAGGGTATTTCCAGCAATGTTGCACCACGGATGCAGAAGAAGTATACTCTGGCGTTCAGAAAGGAAAACCAGACTGACCATGACAACAGCCTTCTAGTAAAACTAGGGCAATGCATGACCAGCTGATTGACTAGGGGAAGTCTGCGCCAAAGAAGTGTGTTGGTATGACGGCTTAACCCGGCTTCTTACCAAAAAAGTtgcgtacagtacacattaaagTTCGGAGGACTTTCAATTTTATCGTCGTGGGTccattcaaagttgggcaaAGAAACAGAGACCCTTAAAATCTGAAGAACGGGTCTGGGACCCCAAAgcaatttagccttagcagaagccctgttaacACCATAGAGACCTCTACTTCCAGCAACATGTGTCATCACCCTGCATGGCTAACAAGGGGGCCTAAAAGAAGCCACAGAGAAAAGAGatacatcaaaagaaaggtgtgatgcaaaaaaaaaacaaaaacaaaaacaaaaacaaaaaaaaaacaacaaaaaaaaaaaaccagcagaaaGACAGAAGATAGGTAAGATAAAACTGTAGGGTGACAGGGAGAGGGTTTGTTAAAAAAGGAGTATAGGTGACACAGAAAAAGCAAGTATGAGGGAAATTGTTGGGCCAGCTCAGTCACCCAACAAGAGAAAGGCTTGTGTATTCACCCCTGGCATGAGAAACTGGGCACATGGGGGtggcagaaaaagaagaaagaaagagaggaccAAGTAGCCCAATATCTAAAAGTTGAATAAAAGTACGTAAAAGGATGGTGAGAGTTTAGAAAAGAAGTACAGCCACGCCAAGTGAGGGTTGTAGAACCACATTACTATCTTTAACTGATGCTCATGTTTTTTGTAATTGTATGGTTAACTGTCGGTTCCATTGTAGCTTTTTTGTGTACAATGTATTGCATACAGAAAATATGCTTCACAAATtcaaatattgttaaaaattttGTGGGTCCATGCATTTGTTGTATAAATGTTTGGTCGCATTACTTAACTGTGCAAATTTTAGTCTTACTTCTGGTAAAATTATGTCAGTAGAAGTATCAGAAGATGGCTCCAAAGAAAGGCCTGTCTGTTCATCAGTGGCTCCTTCAATGACTGTAGGTGTTGTAATGATAAATTCCTGTTCCTGACCATCTGCTAAGACACGAATGATGCGTGCTTCTGGTCCTCTCGGCCTTGTGCTGACAACTGTAAAGGAAGTCTCCTGATGGGTGTCATTGATGTCTGCAGGAAATGTAGTAGAAAACTCTACATTACACATGATTATTCCATTATATCATCACCtagataaaaatatacattttatgcttgcatttttgtaattatcttTGAAAAAGCATGTAATCTGGTCAGCAGCGCATTGCAAAGCTTTTGCACCATGCAGTGCCGTACAAAAAAAAGGCCAATACTGCTAATATAACTGGACCAggtgttggttttgttttagatTAACACATTTCATTGGCTCtgaacatatgtatatatacctcTCTCTGAGCCGAACAACCCTTGCTCTTCTTGGATATTCTATCCTCAATCTAATTTCTTATAGCCTTTAAGAACGGATAAAGAATCATTTTCCATACATTATTCCATAAGTTAAGCTGtgttaaaaaaacccagcaagTGACTTGAGGTCTCACCACTGTTTTATCTGATGCTGGTTTCTGTCTTTTAGAGATTAAGGAGTCAGGCTCATCAACACGTTGCCATTTTCGAGTTGCGGCGTAGTGGTCTTAATGTGTGCTTATGTGCACAGCTTTCGTGGCAGATGTGACAAGAAAAAACCAAGCCTGAGTGAAAGTGACGAAGATGCTGGCGTAATTCATAATGCCGGACAAATGTTTTGTCACAGTGTGGGCAATGAATTTTTTCTTGCAGAGTGTGTTCCAGACGGTGTCGATTTAGCTGATCTGGATACTTGAATGCTTTAGGACAATCCTGTACAATATGACATAGGAATCCTTTTCAGTTGCACTTTCACaaagaaagttaaaattttTCTCTAACAGTGAAGCATAGGGCTCTTCAGGCACAGTTTTTCTAGATAAAGCACATAGCACGATTAAGCTATATTAGCACCTCTGGCTTTAAATGCTCATAAATCAGACAGCATAAGCTCCAGTGCGAGGGGCAAACAAATTTCATATCAAATCGTACGACTTAATCAGGCCTATAATTACTGGGGATGTGTGATATACACCGTTATTCGCTGAATACGTACAGCATACAAATCCGAATCAccaactggaaaaaaagaaggttAAGAGATGGAAATAGGAATAGAATCTTCGCCagcataaatttaaaagaaaatttagctATATGTCGCGTGCAGCCCATATATAAGGTTGTGAGAAAAGAACAATTTATCGTTGCTGCGCAGGGGTAATATGAAGAgaaattttatatgaaaaaagtaaagatgaaaAGATATTAGCCCAAGTAAGGCAGAAGAGAATGAGCCAGGCCAGCTCAGTAAGAAAATCTGTAGTACTAAGGTCTGTATATGCAGAGACATGCATGACAAACATGCAAATGAATCAGACTGCACATACTTGACATTTGAAAGTTCTCTCTTTTGTGTGAGAATAAAGATGAGTTCGCATGTTTCCCTTCTGTCGAAAAGTCTTGCCACACTTTGGACATGGATACATTCGCGTGGtctcctgcaaaaaaaaaaaaaaaaaaagagaatattaaGAATATTAAGGATAATGGTTATCATCTCTGTAGGTAAGGTATTTATGAACTGACAATGGAAAGGGAACTGCAAACTGAATGATACTGGCATTTCCACTTAAAATTTTGGTTTGCAAAAGAATTGTTTACTTGCACAGCTCAGAGATAGTTCAAGAGAGACCccatttttatgtatttaagtgcaaagaaaaacaaatcacccCCAGTTTATGATGTAACATAAATGGTTACTTTTAtgactgattatttttcttttctttttatcactcAGGCACAGGATGCAAGCAACCCTGTTCTGCCTTTTTTAGAGGCACGTCCTGTGTGAAGATCTTAACCAGAGCTgatcactgcagtggtgacaagcgagtgtttcaACCACTACAACTACCAGGCGACCCCCTGGAAGTAGAGCCACAGTGAAGACGTGGTATGTACGTAAAAAGTTCCAGTTATTAATCCACACATGTGAACTTTTTTCATCCGAATGGGAATATGTATTATCCAAAATTAGGAAAATCACAAGTAATTCTGATGATTTCGCCAAccaaactgacagaaaacaggGGGAACAACGACTTGTGTATGCATTCACGTTGTTGCTCACTATACCACAAaggttttaattttgaaaaagactGGATGTCCTGATGTAAAATCAAGGTAACTTGAGACAAATAATTCAGCTGGTTGAAATGAGCTATTTTTTGTTCCTGTACCTTTAACCGTCTgtaaattaacaacaaaaaaaaaagtaaataaaagcacTTTACACTTGTGTATAATGTGACTTCTTAAACAAGGTGAGCTGCAGTTTAAGAAACAGCTGCAGTTTGCCAGTGCTACAGCAATGAGTTAAAGGTATCATTATTGAAAGATGAATTAAAATTAAGTACTACAATTGCATTATAATAAATAGATTACTTTCTTAACATACTGCAGAGTCATCACATTATGGACCACTACAAGGTTAAGAAGTAAATTCTTTGGCCAGAACAATAAATCAAACGATGGATGTGTAATATGTATTATCTAGATTTGTCtagaacaaaaagaataaatctttTACCTGATGAAACTGCTTGATATGAGCAATGAGCccagtttttgaaaaaagaatcttTCCACAATGTGAACACTGGTATTGGAATTGACGATCATGGACAGTGGCAATGTGAAGCTTAAGGTAACTGTCATAGTGAAATTTTTTCCCACAGATATGACACTCCGCTTGTTTTTCTCCATGTACACGGATATGCTTGTTGAGGTTTGATTTGGAGCTGAAGTCTTTGCGGCAGTGAGGGCAGGTCAGGCCGTCACGGATATAGAGCCGATTCTTCTTTCGTACAACCCGGACAGGCGTTCCATCAGGTAATATACACTTGTGGTCATTCAAATAATCCtgggacaaaaagaaaataatgcccAAATTATATGCTTGTTACTTACAGAATGATGATAATAGTAAAATTTGTATATACATATCTCCCTTGGAAAGCATTAACTAAAATAATCTACACAAAAATAAGTGAACACACAAATTGATCACACCCATAAACGCCATATAACTCTGTCCAACTGATCAGCCACCCAAAGCAGTTTGCAAAAGTGCATGTATGCTGACTTTGTCATCCACTTTTGCACATTGTTCACGCACATCTGAAACGATGTTCGAGGTATGGAAGGGATCTTCCTTGGATGCAGATGGAATCTAGTTTAATGTTGAAGAGAGTAGGTGAGATTTTGCTACTCTGCAGGATGTTCGTTTGCTGTTCCCAAGGATGTGACAAGAAAGACCCAACACAGACTTTCAAAAAGTGTTGGAAAGAATGTGTTCGATAAAAAGTGGCATATAATAAAGGGTGTGAAGATCCAGCAAAATACCTTACTTCTAGGTGTACACCTTTAAACCAAAGCAAACCTCTAGAACATACTCTCTGCAGACAAATATATCCcaaaggcaaaaagaaaagcTGCTCATCCACATCCCTCCCCACAAAATAAATGcgcacatggacacacacacacacacacacacaaacacacaggtacacagctTACCTTACGTATAAACTTGCGGCCACAGTATTCACAATCAAATGAGGGGGTTCCATGTAGCTGCTTATGACGAGCCAGGTAACGCTCATTCTTAAAAGTCTTTTCACAAAGGTCACAGTGCAGCAGCCCATCTTCATCCACTGTCCCTGCTACCACACCATCACACTTGTGGGTATGTAAAGTTCCAACCtatgaaacaagaaataatttttacacaaatGTTAAATTGAATACATACAGGAATAATGTGCGCCAGGATGAAATGTGCAAGTTCATCCAAGAGTAAGCAAccattggttggttggtgttcTATGCCGTAACAGCAACAAAGACTATATCAAGGTGAGAAGagtcagtcattttttttaaacagtgaaaAACAAGACTTCCAGAAAATATAATCATaagatcacaaaataaacaatatgcactagcacaaaaaaatacaaacaagtgaAAGAGAAGCACTTCACAACAATGTTTGGTGACCTCTGAATAAGGCCATTATATTATATACAGAGAggttataaattaaattaaaacctTATAACTGATGGCAGAGTTTTACcatatttaaaactgaaaaaatagcTGCCAGTGGAGTGTgcttaaacaagaaaaataatgagcaaGCTGTAAATGACCCCTCATGGTCACTCTGGATGCCAggacaaataattaaaacatatacaACATCATCTCTGGGGTCTTcaattgtttcatttttcacaaATTATGTGCATAGTACAGTATTTTTTGTGGGCACATGGCCAAACTGGCAAAATTTTGTGGGAATCCTGCAAGGTCACAGCCTACAATAATCTCTGCATTTCATGTCGTGAATAGCCATAATGCAAATGTTTAGGTTCATTCCTTTTGCTCCCTACCCACCATGGAATCCAAGAAATGGATGTGACTGAGCAGTaccaaaaagatattttcagcAATGACATTCTTAGGTTGCAGCCTTCTAACATAGCTAATGCATTGCACAATCCAACAATTTACTGGTATGGTCACACCAACCTCCCATCTAGAAGTCCGGGCCAGAGAGGTAATATGGTATGATGGGCtgcaacccatcagggacctcaacctccaggaacCCATCCTCTTCTAACAGATCCCCCCAGCAAAGCAAATGGAAGAGGCCACAAAGAAGTGAGACCAATGTAAAAGAAGGCATGATGGGAAAATTAAGACGAGAGAAAGACTAGGATAGATGGaggataaaaaagataaaacagctGGATAGTAGAGGGAGAGCTTGCTGGAAAAAAAGACTATAGGTGAGAGActaagaagcaaagaaaaaaaagatgagtaaATCAGAAAGGGGTGGACCAGCTAAGTTGCCCAGCCAGAGAAAGGGTAGGTGTTCGACCCATAGCATGAGAAGCCATGCAAAAAAAAGGGGCTGTCACCACTCAGTCACCTGAACAAAAAGGGATCcagtaacacaaaaaaaaaaaaaacccaaacaaaaatcaaaaacaaacccaaaatatatattgatataaaaTCTCTGTCTTGTTTCTTCCCTATCTGTACAGTGGAAAATTGTATATGTTCCTTCCACATCATAGAAGTGTTgtgaggttaaaaaaatatcccCACAATGCCATTCCATTAATAGATATCAGGTGTAAAATAACAACTAATGATTTGAGGTATGAACCACCtaaaaattctctttaaaacatttggccttaaaaagttttaatttgttttttacataCCTTGATAAATCGTTTGCCACATTGGTCACATCGataagggtgtgtgtgtacttgaTAGTGCTCTTTAAATGCTCGTGCATCCTTGAACTGAACTTGACAAATGGCACACATTGTACTCCCATTATGTTCAATCATACTCACACCTTGACATACTGGCATATGCCATGTCAGCTCTTCTTTTCTGACAAAGACCTGCAGATTAAAAGTGTATAACATTAGTATTTGTGTTGTTCTACAAAACACTTTACTGATATTTGATTCTTATACTCCACTTTCTATCTGCCTGAGAGAAAAATCACAGGCTACAGAGATGATCATGTGTCACTGAGTAATtataaatgatgacaatgattaaAGCTTCCCATAACACTCAAGAAAGAGTATTTATTACACCTGGTACATACACCAcctcctgggttcagctctcacttcaggcaagctgttctttctctgcatgtggcatctgtttacagggttggctgcctcACCTtgtggcttggcataaaacaccaaccccttcccccaccacccccacatacactatgttttaatttcttagtTGGCACCTGCCCcaattatttctctgaactgctcttcccatgtcccagctagacaactctgctcctcatctgatgatcatcttcttactcttcctgtcaccagaacaacaacatatggccacaggaattttagttattgtgcagcaaaacaatgggactctccctttccatatccgccacctacccaccttactgaatcctttaaatgtgcactgaaaacacacttcttccataaacattactccttacaacctttcccataatgctagtccttttttcaCACTCTCTCCTGGTACCCTTCCTTTTACAatgtcatgttactctcagttcttgttattggTTCCTCTTtcagttttctgtatttgattttattctttgttagtattcttttatagttcatatgttatttgttttcctgtccctcatatgctgtcaatgtttcgttcttgttcttaggcgctaaagcatactccttaggagtgagtgtgagtatgtgctaacaaattttgcattattattattacacaacACCTATAAAGATTTTATACCTTTGGTTATcttttacatattaaaaaatattctttcaagtAGTACTGTAGTTCTTATTTACAGaattctgaaacatttttgtgtttactaCCTTCTTGCAAATCTCACACTCAAAGGCAGCATTGTGTGATGCCTCATGCCTGGCAAGGTATGGTAATGAGGCAAAAGTCTTGCCACACTCCTTACATGGAAATTGTACAGTGGCAGCGTCACTGATAACTTTTCCTTCACACTTGTGTTGGGTCAAGTCAGCCTGACTAAAAAATGCAATGCGACAGTGTGGACACTGAAACTTGCCACAGTTCAGCAGATGATTTTCAAGACCCAGTTTAGTGCCAAATGTCTTTTTACACCtgtggaaacaaacaaacaaacatagatATTCTTTAGCATGATTTCTCTAACATTAGCCAAAACTCCTGGacaaaattaacaataaaaacaataaactgagaaaaaaattttatgatgtTTTGTTGACAGTAATCACAACTACTTTAATATGTGAAGCAACAGCAGACACCCTTGCTCATTGAGTAGATCGCCAAAATTTTCACAGAGGCTGCTCACAAcaatacgttttttttttttttccattaggcattaaaacaaattattaggctgaaacattttttcccaCAGGCAGTTCCATACTTCTCAGGTTATCTGTTTAgttcaaaaaaagaaatcatttttgtaataaaatccCTTTCTTCAAGATGCTACACATCCTGACCACTAGAGCTCTCCTACCTCTGCACTGTGCTTTTTTCAGGTTCAAATTGGTTAGATAAACTCAATAATTAGGTGTGCAGGGAGTGGTTGGGTGGAGTGAGTTTCTAGTCTCTAGTTCTCTTTTTATTGATAGCAAGTAGCTGGAATTAAAGTGACAAGTAGGATAATCTCCATATCTATAAGGTCTTTTGGTAACTACTAAAAagtattatgtattatttttatgtggatCTTTGATACTGATACTAATAATGATGAAATCAGTTACATAAACaatctaaaaaaacaaacttacatttCACAGGCATGTACACTGTACTCAGTGGCATACTGGGGACAGCAACGTAGAATGTGTCGTTGCAGAGAATCTTTGCGAGAATAGCACTTGCCACATTCTTCACATTTAAAGAGTTCTGTGTGCATCGCCATGTGGCGGAAAAGATACTTCGCTGTGCGGAAACTCTGCTTGCAGATGTCACATTCGAAGTTGCCCTCTACTTCAGTTTCCTCTAAAATGCCCAACTCGATGTCTCTGGCAGGGGCAGATTTTAAGTGTTGTGCAGTTTCTTCATCACTGGCTCCCTGATTacaaaaagttgaaaaatgATACAGTTACCAAAGTGAATTATGcactgtaaaaataaagtagaacCATTAAGAAGCCATCAatgagaaaactatttttatgcaaTTTCAACCTGAAAAAGAAGTCTCAAAAATTATcctgcatgtgtatgcataccAACACTTCTTTTTATTACTGAGAAACTAAGCAAAGAAGGGTTTGTGTAGCAGATTTTTTCCCTCAGGTAACATTGTGGAAAGATACAATTGCAAAATAGATGAACGAACATATTACATTCAAAGTGAAcatcaaatttatttaacaGCATTTGTATGTTAcgaatttttatgaaattaagtttttatcaaagcaaaataataatatacatttgaaaatccgacactaaatatttaaataaaaatgaatgaatgtgatTATTTTGAAGAAATTAGATGACACGAAATTCAAGTTTTTATAAAGGCACATACAAGAATTTAGGTATGGCATACAGTGGTAGAGAAACGCTGTGTACAACAAAAAGCCTGGTaatgactaaaaataatttcagtcatatatcttttcttttccacCTTTTTATTATCCCACGATGCTTCCACTCTTAATTAACTCTCCTAACCAGCACATACTTTTGATTGGCTCTATTCATGACAAACTGGCAGATTGATAGTTATAATTGATGGTTAAATTACCAATCTGCCAGTCAGCTTCTCCTCTCTAAAATGACCACATCCTAGACATTTCAAAACCAGTGTGTAACAGACTATTTTTGAATGTGAATCGTCACAAAttgcaaataaatgttataaaaaagaTGAGCTAAAGTGGCATGGATTTCCAGCTTGATTATCATGTCTGGACAGTTGTTTCTTAGTCTTTATTTACCTACTCCAGCTCAGTAAAAAACCTACCACAGTTCAATTTTAGACAAAACTATTTGAAAGACTTGTATTTTAAAACGCTGAACTGGTCATACTAATAAAAAATTGGATGAAAATTGATTTCCAGAAAAAGACGTTCTGACAAAGACTTAGATTTACACTTACTTTAGCACAAGTGTGGTCCAGTAGAAGCTGTCGGCGAGGAAAACAGCGCTGACATTTTTCACAGGCCCAAGTACCTTGATGCATAGAAGCATGTCGCCGTGCATGATCTCTATGTGGAAAGGTTCGTCCACATTCACAACAACGAAATATTACTGAACCCTCTTCCTCACCAGGTATTTGATCCACTAGAGAAAGCCAGTTCTCACAGGTATGCTTTAAAAGAGACTCATGGCGAGCAAAACGGCGTCCACAGGCATGACATCGATACTTATCTGTGTGAGCAGGAAGATGCATCTTAAGATATTTAAGCTGCTGAAAGCGTTTTGAACACACACCACAAGCAAACTCCTTCTTGCCATCTATTCCTTCTACTACCTGAACCATCTCTTCCAGTTCCTCCAATTCAGGATCATCTCCCCTGCGTCGCTTAGGGCGTCTCTTGTGGGTTGGTTCACGAACACCTTCCCAGTCTGGGTCATCTGAAGTTTCATCTAAATCTGTTTCCGATGGAAGCATTTCTACCTTGCCGTCATCACCAAAGTCGTCCATCTTTTGTGAGGAAAGGGCTACATCAACAAGAGCTGCTAGTGCATCCTGTTGAACTGATGTGCTTTGACCATTCTGATCTGCTGCAATCAATGCTGTAACATTGGCTTCT
This window of the Pomacea canaliculata isolate SZHN2017 linkage group LG4, ASM307304v1, whole genome shotgun sequence genome carries:
- the LOC112561688 gene encoding uncharacterized protein LOC112561688, whose protein sequence is MTMMESTSDQTGVGECDVCGKDHMTEECPILGLTNSSFTPQISRARLTVPHFLGIVDYSDGEVGIIATESISNKTQLGPFEAKKTTYDINKEEFFLLKILSTDGNTISLDASSEHHCNWMALVQVATSAEEQNCMAYQLGINIYFNTTCDIPMGTTLKVWYAPQYARKLGKPLQPDGRTKSMLGEDISSWKTEDTQSSTGSNGILEAAAFLSSVIPASDASDTVIIKQEQGTEVFRCRYCLRLFYNQSDFAIHLRGHLIPSSLQSHSRGRPGRPWSKAGLLRPFGKRGPGRPRKAKTEETEGVGQIKTVNEPRRRGRPRKHPVMDSTITFEEEESGSIERKTNEKCRGMKNQISGAEGKEYEITCGPQDVHIEENPETNIAQNYDDQTVSKKDNVIEMQQASENDTISTVPCITRVEESHVIDSQDKILGLITEHRPEHTALHETENDHISVKRGRGRPRKVQISLAVSKGAIDQLQNDMEVVNQDDPDVSFIRPLPKRRGRPPKQVIEKGEINILPICLSISGNSLRRVQPRRILKGKRTSSFWYPGESDSEDDKEESEEERKVKGKNIIKQLIYSNLSNEESEDEEIEEGEVVVKTKGHTGLITVHSSDGIVLSETPVILVNKESSQALQTSETSISKDGIPEDQVIMLQTLEESAKENVIEANVTALIAADQNGQSTSVQQDALAALVDVALSSQKMDDFGDDGKVEMLPSETDLDETSDDPDWEGVREPTHKRRPKRRRGDDPELEELEEMVQVVEGIDGKKEFACGVCSKRFQQLKYLKMHLPAHTDKYRCHACGRRFARHESLLKHTCENWLSLVDQIPGEEEGSVIFRCCECGRTFPHRDHARRHASMHQGTWACEKCQRCFPRRQLLLDHTCAKGASDEETAQHLKSAPARDIELGILEETEVEGNFECDICKQSFRTAKYLFRHMAMHTELFKCEECGKCYSRKDSLQRHILRCCPQYATEYSVHACEMCKKTFGTKLGLENHLLNCGKFQCPHCRIAFFSQADLTQHKCEGKVISDAATVQFPCKECGKTFASLPYLARHEASHNAAFECEICKKVFVRKEELTWHMPVCQGVSMIEHNGSTMCAICQVQFKDARAFKEHYQVHTHPYRCDQCGKRFIKVGTLHTHKCDGVVAGTVDEDGLLHCDLCEKTFKNERYLARHKQLHGTPSFDCEYCGRKFIRKDYLNDHKCILPDGTPVRVVRKKNRLYIRDGLTCPHCRKDFSSKSNLNKHIRVHGEKQAECHICGKKFHYDSYLKLHIATVHDRQFQYQCSHCGKILFSKTGLIAHIKQFHQETTRMYPCPKCGKTFRQKGNMRTHLYSHTKERTFKCQDCPKAFKYPDQLNRHRLEHTLQEKIHCPHCDKTFVRHYELRQHLRHFHSGLVFSCHICHESCAHKHTLRPLRRNSKMATC